CACGTTCTCGCTTCTGGAAAGGTGTGAGCAACCTGGGAATCCATCTCGCAGACACTTTATGCAGATGCAAATGGTCATGAATGATAGTTTGCACAGATCCTGTACTAATCTTGACCTCTTGGGCTATTTGGCGAATAGTAATGCACCGATCTTCCAAAATGGCAGCCTCAACTTGATGTACAGATGCCTCATCAATGGCAGAAGGGGGGCGACCAGGTCTGGGAGCTGTTTCCACAGACTTCCGACCATGTTTGAATTCACGATGCCAGCGTTTTACAAGGTCATATGATGGGGCATCATCACCAtaagtttctttcatttcatcaaaAGTCTTCTGTGGTGTGCGTcctttcaaatacaaaaaccGGATCACTGCACGACACTCAACAGGCTCCATTTCACACATGACTCAGTTCAAACACCTGTAAATCAGAAACCACAAACAGTTCAGAGCTGTAATTTGCCACATAACCCATAGAGATGTAAGTTATTGCacatgcaaaatttcagctaGATCAGACAACTGGAAGTGGGTCAGGGGCATTACTTATTGAACGTCCCTcgtatccatctatccatccatccatccatccatctaactGGTTTTAACTTCTTGGTTTCAGTGAACAACAAATTTGCTCTGAGGTGTAAAAACTGTAAGACCAACATCCACCACTCCTGTCAGTCCTACGTCGAGTTCCAGAGGTGCTTCGGCAAAATAGTGAGTTTGTAATTCGGTGTTTAAACTGTATGTAGCGCTAAAATGTGTGCAGATTCCTTTACTTTGCCCTATGAGGCTGACGTTCATGACTACAACCTGGTGTTTTCTGTTTGGTCCTTGTAGCCGCCGGGCTTCAGACGGGCCTACAGCTCTCCACTGTACGGCAGCGACCAACCAGACCCAAGTAAGTCCAAGTCTGACGATATATCTCTTTTCATTTAGATGTGTTAACCTTGCATTCATTTGGGTAACTGAGGTCACGTCCTGTTTTTTTCCTAAGAACTGCTTGGTGGTTTTAGCAGCAACCTTGAGGTATTTTTAGGAGCTACATTTACTACTTTTACTGCCTTTATGACAGCAAAATACTGAAAAAGTAGTcccaacaaaaacagagaagttaaataaataaatgaaatataatgaTTATGAGAAAACCCTTGAtccacatatttatatatatatacacatagcttatttttgtcaaaataaacAAGAGTCACAAGACAACAACATAATCCAGAAGATTAAACTTTAGATATCTGTCATGATTTGGGTGCATTTGTGAGATTAAATATTTCTTAAATATGTGCTGCAACCTTTCTAATATTGCATATTTCTCTATCAAATTACTATCCCTGGAGCTGTGCAGCATATTTGTGTAATTATTGGAGCAACAACTCCGTCTTTCACCAGACAATCCGAACAGGAACGACCCCGTTTTGACACCCTGAGGGTCGGTGTCATCATGGCAAATAAGGAACGCAAAAAGAACGAAGGCGACAAGAAGAACGTGAGTCCATAATACCACTTCAaactccagaaataaaacttcagAAGAAATGCCAAGATAttcatgtaaacacagcagctctgaaAGGCTTTTAACTATGAGATCTGTGTCCTTcagatgttgatgatgatggaggaggaggaagaagagaaccAACAGCCCAAAGAGAacgaggagggaggagaaggtagaAATAAACAACCTAAAATACGCTACAGATGGATGACAAATGGAAGGAAAGCCAACATTAAGGGGCTTGGTGTTACCAGAACAGCTTAAGGGTTGCCGTTGATTCTCAGAGTCTCTGAACTCTGGTGGTGGCATCAACATTGTTTCTCCAACAGATATTCACTCATTTGGTGATTTGATGATGGCCTTTCTTACATTTTAGTCTAAAATCTTAAGATgtggtgactgtgaaggcctCTCATGCTCCCTAGATGTAGGCATTTCCATTCCCAGGCAAAATAGAGCTGTTGTATCACTCAGAACAAGTCTGTGTTGGTTTCCAGTCACTCTAAAGGGGAACAAATGAGCCCAAACCATAGCTACACAACGCCTCCTACAGCATTAGAGGTCACGTTTTCAGGTTTTTCCCTTCAATTTGCCATCGATCTGTAGTTGTGGTCAAGAAAATTTTGCATTTACTAAAATtagcaaaatgtgttttaattaaaattagACAGGACGCTACATACCTGAAATAGAGAAACAGGAAGGTGTTGTTGACTTTGATGTGTGACGTTCGTTCAGGGAAGCCTGATGATAAAAAGGAGAAGGGAGGAGACAAAGCTGATGACAAGGTGAGAAAACAAGTACAGCAGTCAATGGAAATAGGTGATTACTAGGGCTGAGAATCTCACAATATGATACGCGATACATGGTTCACGACACCAGTTCTATCACGATACAGCcatactgtctgtctgtctatctatagTGCCTaattatattaattaaagtaTCGATATTTGGCTGCAGCGCATCGATACTCAGGAGGAAGGACGATGATGAATCTCTGTATCGATATTTTGTCCCACTCCTAGTGATTCCCTGTTTCCTATTACCActatatttgcatgtttttgtcttaaATTACTACCATCAGTCACATGCAGTAACATCTGCGCTGTTTTGCCGACAGAGTAAGGGAACATTCTCCCAGTCCCACTACTACCTCGCTCTCTACCGCTTCAAGGCCATCGAGAAAGACGACCTGGACTTCCAGTACGTTTGAAAGAGGCACACAGCAACTAAACACACTGTAGGGCATTTATGTCTGGATTCTCACTATACTTTCTGAACAAAAAGACCCATTTTCTGCTCGTATGTTTGTGTCCCAGCCCTGGTGATCGGATCACGGTGCTGGACGACTCCAATGAGGAGTGGTGGAGGGTGAGTTTAACGTCTTCATGGTTTAAGCTTTAAATATGCCGTTTCATTTTGGAGGATGAACCCAGATTctgttcactgtgttttcagGGAAAGATGGGCGAGAAGTCGGGCTACTTCCCCACCAACTACCTCATAAAAGTGCGAGCCTCAGAGAGAGTCTTCAAAGTGACCCGCTCTTTCGTTGGCAACAGAGAGATGGGACAGATTACACTCAAAAAAGATCAGGTAATGTCCCTAATGTGTGCCtgtgacaagaaaaaaactcatgGAAACCATCATTCTATCTGTGACTGTGAGCCTCCTCCACCTTACAGAGACTTGATTCAGTGGATCATGCTTCACTGCTTTTTATTTCCGATACTAAATCTCTCACTCACCGCTGTGTTCTTTATGATCTGCTTGGATGGACATCACTAAGCATTCGTAGACAACAAAACTAGTCAATGTTCATCTGCAAAGCTCTGCTGGGTAAACTCCCAGAATACCTCAGGACCTTCTCACTTCCAGCTCTAGTATTTACCATCTAACCTCCAAATGGTTGCTTTGAATGTTCCCTGAACTCTAACAGACTTTGGCTGAACAGCGTTCTCCCATCATGCAACATGGTGATGGAATAATCTTCAAAAACTCTTAAACCAGAAACATTCATATCCATTAAgtggtggtcattttgtagaaactgtatgtgtgtttgtgttcattttgtgcatgtttatgctcattttgtgtgtttttggtaatttttttgccAATTGATGGTCATTTTGTATGAACTGtgcgtctgtttgtggtcattttgcgtcaaatttgggtcattttttgtgtttttggtcattttgcatataTTTGTGGTCGTTCTATGTGtgcttgtggtcattttatgcctgtttatggtcattttgtatatttttgtgatcattttatgtaaagctatggtcattttgtgtatttttgtggtcattctatGTGtgcttgtggtcattttgtgcctatttatggtcattttgtgtatttttgtggtcactttgtgtcaaactatggtcattttgtgtgtttttggtcattttatgtataTTTGAGCATTGTATGTctatttatggtcattttgtgtatttttgtggtcattttgtgtcaaactCCTACAACACTCCAGCACCCTTCTCACTTTCAGCTCTGTTCTAAAACTGAACTCTGATCTGTTTTCTGtaacttttacattttgtatgGCTGCTGCTTGGCCAGGTCTCTCTAGAAAAAAAAGATCTCTTATCTCAGTGGgacttcctggttaaataaaggcaaataaacaaatgtggaaCAAGAAAACATGCACTAACGTACTTTAAATTTTGATCCTATTGTTGCTCTGAATGACCAATAAATAGATGTGGGCCAGGACACGACATGAAGCAGCAGTCAGAGGCCTTAGTGAACGTATGAACACTGATTCCTGGTTGCTCTGTCGTCATGTTGAACCTCAGATTGTGGTGAAGAAAGGAGATGAGAAAGGAGGCTACCTGAAGGTCAGCACTGGACGCAAGCTGGGCTACTTCCCCGCTGATCTGCTGCAGGAGATCACTGTGACATAAACACAACGCCATGCAAGGaaagaagaaacaacacaaactggaCACGTCACTGCTCAGGGGGAATTCTCCAGATCAACTTTCTACATTTGTtgccttaaaaaaacaactaaatctgCTCATGCTGTGTCTGTAAGAGCAGAAATCTATTTGCTGTAATATATTTGTGCCTTTAATGCAAAGTGAAGAGAGTGAATAAGTTGGTAGAAGACAGTTGTATGATGCATGTCTTTGGCTGAGAGCTGCATAGTGATCCAACGTTCAGAcgtttaaagctgctgctgctgattctAGTTTGCACACATCCTGAGAACGAGTAGAGACGAAGCAGTTAATATATTTATATGAGAGTGGACATTAATTAAAGCTTACTGTGAGATTAAACTGATATATTTTTGCACCTCAAAGCAAACTAGTTAAATGCAGCCATCACAAAACCTCAGAGTGATGGATAAATATCGTCAAGGTAATTTAAAATGCACCGAGAACCTCATAATTaactaaaaaacacacatatttagCTGTTTCTTCCCATGTAATGCTGCTGTTCATTTACAGCTATGGTCTGTGAATTAAATATACCGCATGGCATTCATTCAGaaatcaaaaaatgtaatacTTTAGCTAACATTATCCTCTCCCTCAGTCCACTACAGCTGCAGAAACTGAAGCTTCAGAGCCGTTAACATGCACAGAGCTTTATATGAACTCATCGTTTCACACACTGGGATCCAAACCTACAGaagctgtgttttctgctccagttTAACTCTTTTCAGAGtaatttttggtcacacacctgtTTGAACACGCCACAGCGACCACAGCCTGCAGCGTggggcgtttagggaacatcggtAAACTGTAGCATCTGTAAAGCAgttctgtttaaaattgtttgCACCAATTACTGCACAATGCTTAAACGTTTTAAATAATAAACCCAAAGTGcacttaaaaactgcatttgtcttcaaatgtttctaaaaaaaaccaaagctgTGTGTTcgtatttaaaagaaaagttaaaactTTCCAACAACAGCATCCACTGCAGATGGACAAtttacttttcttctttttgctcgTCGTCTTCTCTTCAgaattagaaaaagaaaaaacattttggtgGAATAGTACTTTTAAAACCTTAACTTACTCAttagaaagtagtattttggtgGAGTAGTACTTTTAAAACCTTAATTTGCTAGTCAGAGAGCACTATTTTGGTGGAATAATACTTTCAAAACCTTAACTTGCTCttcagaaagtagtattttggtgTAATAgtatttttaaacctttaacTTACTCATTAGAAGGTAGCATTTTGGTGTATTAGCACTAGTACTTTACAACAACAGCATCCACTGCAGATGGAGGATTTacctttcctcttcttctcctctttagaatcagaatcagctttaatggccaagtatTGACAGGATGTACAAGGAATTTGGTTGGTGTCACCCTAGGAATAAGGAAAGAGAAGAATAGTTTAAAAACGGAActatagaaacaaaaacagggggaaaatagtagtaataaaaataaatttcatttcatttcatttatttatttatcaggacAGTGTACAATGACATTAAGCTCAAGAGCAAAGATGTTTGTACCAGACTGTAGCttttcaagctaatttccatctgtagtccttagGGAAAGGGACGGGAGCCAAGgtgcaaatacacataaaatacatttgactATTTTCGAATAGTCCCATTCATAGAGTTACAGAATTAAAACTCATTATTCTTCAAAACCATCCGTAACATCTCAGCCAGTCATCATCCCAAGCAAATGCCTTTATAATAATGTGTATTAGAATAGAACACAGTATATACAGATACTTACAAGCTAGAAAGGAAGAAATAAACACAGTacagcaaaaagcagagaatgctACAACTGTCCACgtgcagatttttaattttaagatAAGACAAAACAGCgtgaattaattttttttaaagaaagaaatccCACTGGACCAAGTTGAATGCTGGACCCAAAACTGTCAGGACCAACTGATAGcagcatgaaaaataaataacaaagaaacacaatacAGACAATATGTGCAACATGGAACATGCAGAAAGTAGTAGTTTGGGTTGAAAAATAGCCGAATAGAAAGTAGAATTTGTGTGGAATAGTATTTTAAAACCTTAACTTACTCATCAGAAAGTAGTACTTAGGTGGAATAGTATTTTATATGACGACAGTAAATAAACCCTCCAGCCTGTTCGTGTGTAGCTGATAGCGgacattttgttttgtagttcctttctttcttcttcctcctccttctcctgtgCTGCTGGTTCTTTATGTATCCTTTGTGCTCTGGCGCCGCCTTCTGGACTGGAGTAAGAAACACAGAGTACACAGGCAGTACAGTTTGTAAGGCATCTATTTGACCTGAATTCAACTTAAAGCTTGTAATGTATGGAGAGAAAAACTACAAACCTGTAATTAGGTCTGTCTACAGTGTTTAACTGCTTATATTCAGCATCTACACAGGTGAGTTTCAGGTGAATAAACATCCTGTTAAAGGATCCTTATGCCCATTTTACCTCAGTCAACTTCAATGATTCACATTTCATATcaaaataattcagaaaaaaactcaaaatacggcatcctttcattttttataGTAGATTTAAAGCTTATTAAGGCTTTAATTTCTTGATGCCTATTGTCACGCATTTGCAagataccactttcattcagactgcattattattattaatatatatttacatatctCTGTTCTATGTTTAATAGATAAATTGACAATCTctacttattttagcatcagctggaaaacaaaagcacacaaaaaatgttttttatttaactgtaaataaattcaggtgtcAAGGAGTTAACATGAATTACACTGTAATGGAATCAGAAGGGAAGAACTATCATACCCAAATACTACTTTCTGATGAGTATGTTGAGGTTTAAAAACTGCTATTCAACCCAATGTTGCACATATTGTCTGtattgtgtttctttatttatttttcatgctgCTATCAGTTGGTCCTGACAGTTTTGCGTCTAACATTCAACTTGGTCAAGTGGGATTTCTTTTatctatttgtttttaaaatatttttagtcaattaatgctgtttatctgattttaaagttaaaaatatgtatgtaGAAAGCTGCATGTATATTATTCCGTTAAAAATATAAGATTGAAACTGTTTTTTAATGGAGCTAACCTTATTCTACACAAATAAAACCGattcatttccattttaaaagcTATTTCTGAAATCAAAGCGGAAAGGGGCGTGGTCAGCGACGCCACGTTCCCATAATTCCTAGCGCTCATCGGTCAGTTCCAGCTACAGAACAGTTATTTATCTCTGATCAACGATCTTTCATTTAGATTATTAGTGGTCTACGATGTAAACGGTTGGTATTCGTGtcctgtaaataaaataaatcagtttatttttttctgaacccTGAGTGAAGACAGCAGCTCTGAGAATCGGGTCGGAGTGGAAAGTTTAGGACGGCAATCCACTCTTGTTTCTCTTCAAATCGTATAAAtctttcgccttttactaaagatTTCCGTGGAGAGAAACAGCAAGAGTATAACTTAATTTTTTGTTGCTCTGCGAAAGCGGAGCTTTCTGGTGATGTtcaaagaaaatacatttcacaACTAACACGATATTACTGTATGACGTAGGAATTGCAAGCTGACAGTATAAGTTCTTTGTAATAATACTTAGGTTAATTAATTGTATATAGAAATGCTGTCTGACACTACAACATAACATACAGGTGGAAAAATGTACCAATTAAAGcaactaaaataaatgattaaaatttaaaaaaaaattttaaaataatgttttcagtgttttatgttTAAATGCATCCTTGCTGATTTTCCTGATGAGATAAATGATGGAGAAAATAcgaa
The window above is part of the Acanthochromis polyacanthus isolate Apoly-LR-REF ecotype Palm Island chromosome 6, KAUST_Apoly_ChrSc, whole genome shotgun sequence genome. Proteins encoded here:
- the stac3 gene encoding LOW QUALITY PROTEIN: SH3 and cysteine-rich domain-containing protein 3 (The sequence of the model RefSeq protein was modified relative to this genomic sequence to represent the inferred CDS: inserted 1 base in 1 codon), producing MWLKQEDDKNSVDIHDNPPAPDNVVREEGDTVYFIYEEEVEVEEKEPEPPSEPIVRINDKPHKFKDHYCKKPKFCDVCARMIVLNNKFALRCKNCKTNIHHSCQSYVEFQRCFGKIPPGFRRAYSSPLYGSDQPDPNNPNRNDPXFDTLRVGVIMANKERKKNEGDKKNMLMMMEEEEEENQQPKENEEGGEGKPDDKKEKGGDKADDKSKGTFSQSHYYLALYRFKAIEKDDLDFHPGDRITVLDDSNEEWWRGKMGEKSGYFPTNYLIKVRASERVFKVTRSFVGNREMGQITLKKDQIVVKKGDEKGGYLKVSTGRKLGYFPADLLQEITVT